Proteins found in one Zea mays cultivar B73 chromosome 1, Zm-B73-REFERENCE-NAM-5.0, whole genome shotgun sequence genomic segment:
- the LOC103643457 gene encoding uncharacterized protein: protein MIHGNDRLRPTYAYIWDQVAAPFARAKRAYMEYVNEFDTLSASSVTWQPYNAPEYAGMIFSVVCSSEDELYMMQCPLVCFWCVEWHLPHRVQRQFGRNQLWPVEDVPTSKELHKFDRRKQKKITDFRQHHLILVNDWESGAENVYSNDELHNNSDYRRYQAWYQGATRCKLRQQWTAEDYADIDSSDDEETEYDLTTRLGTQVEAAPILDRVGNTLRQSVEDIDRQLLTTGDSSMRSFLQRLSRRLRGAAARCGCRTTVAHDVHVPSCTDTATPSTGLGAGFDYDHDEIGPSQLEGAPSTQPLQPQDRRRHRSPQRYTPGTDALGKGKTRRR, encoded by the exons ATGATTCATGGAAATGATCGTCTTCGACCGACGTATGCTTATATTTGGGACCAAGTGGCAGCTCCTTTTGCGAGAGCTAAGAGGGCATACATGGAGTATGTTAACGAGTTTGACACCCTTTCTGCCTCTAGC GTCACATGGCAGCCATACAACGCACCTGAGTATGCTGGGATGATCTTTAGTGTAGTATGCAGCAGTGAAGATGAACTCTATATGATGCAATGTCCTTTGGTCTGTTTCTGGTGTGTTGAGTGGCACCTACCTCACAGGGTTCAGAGACAGTTTGGTAGGAACCAGCTATGGCCGGTTGAAGATGTTCCTACTTCAAAGGAGCTACACAA ATTTGACCGGCGGAAGCAAAAGAAGATAACGGACTTTCGTCAACATCATCTGATATTAGTAAATGATTGGGAATCGGGTGCTGAGAATGTATATTCCAACGATGAGTTGCACAACAATAGTGATTACAGGCGGTACCAAGCTTGGTACCAGGGTGCGACTCGTTGTAAGCTTCGCCAGCAGTGGACAGCGGAAGACTACGCCGACATTGATTCTTCAGACGATGAAGAAACGGAGTATGACCTGACCACTAGACTGGGAACCCAAGTGGAGGCGGCACCCATATTAGATCGAGTG GGTAACACATTGCGACAGTCGGTAGAGGACATTGATCGCCAACTTTTGACTACGGGCGACAGCAGCATGCGCAGCTTCTTGCAG CGTTTATCTAGGCGCCTACGTGGAGCTGCTGCTCGCTGTGGCTGCAGGACTACTGTTGCACATGACGTCCATGTACCATCGTGTACCGACACAGCAACGCCCTCCACAGGTCTTGGTGCTGGCTTCGACTACGATCACGACGAGATAGGACCTTCACAGCTTGAGGGGGCTCCTTCGACACAGCCATTACAACCACAGGATCGTAGGCGACACCGCTCTCCACAAcgttacactccaggcaccgacgctttaggcaagggtaagactaggagacGTTGA
- the LOC109943754 gene encoding uncharacterized protein, with amino-acid sequence MAPRYVPINSTLRLACCCAHFNSSKLEMSRRGKYAKQRKGPLTGTAFDPLPLPSGVPVPMCFCGDPCKVDKSEDHDTYRQRYWMCANFAFEPTVVQRRMNLMTPPPLCDFEQWIDTEISEKDKKWLENLQKWDAEDKERMKKRREELAAEQQREDEEKMRRVAECREDKEKKLERARRAKEAMEENPDAFRKGKWPRCTQ; translated from the exons atggcgccgaggtacgttccTATAAATAGTACCCTACGTCTGGCTTGTTGCTGTGCTCATTTCAATTCTTCTAAACTAGAGATGTCTAGGCGTGGTAAATATGCTAAACAAAG GAAGGGTCCTTTGACCGGAACTGCCTTCGACCCGCTGCCTTTGCCAAGTGGTGTTCCAGTGCCTATGTgtttttgtggtgatccttgtaaggTCGATAAGTCTGAAGATCATGACACCTATCGACAGAggtattggatgtgtgctaactttGCATTTGAGCCAACTGTTGTTCAACGTCGGATGAATTTAATG ACTCCTCCACCGCTATGTGATTTTGAGCAGTGGATTGACACCGAAATATCAGAGAAAGATAAGAAGTGGCTGGAGAATCTTCAAAAGTGGGATGCAGAGGACAAAGAGAGGATGAAAAAAAGACGAGAGGAGCTTGCTGCCGAGCAACAACGTGAAGACGAAGAGAAAATGAGGCGTGTTGCTGAATGCAGGGAAGATAAGGAGAAGAAGCTTGAGCGTGCACGTCGTGcaaaggaagcaatggaggagaaCCCTGATGCATTTCGCAAAGGCAAATGGCCCCGTTGTACTCAGTAG